Proteins encoded together in one Labeo rohita strain BAU-BD-2019 unplaced genomic scaffold, IGBB_LRoh.1.0 scaffold_54, whole genome shotgun sequence window:
- the LOC127161091 gene encoding gastrula zinc finger protein XlCGF49.1 encodes MKHTEEQTDIMEEKHHHVKTGKKICSQTERVSLLKRDKKNFTCTQCGKSLTCKHSLNRHMMIHTGEKPFTCDQCGKSFTESSSLKTHMNIHTGEKLHECDQCGKTFSTASYLKRHLKVHSEKEHHSCSLCEKSFLHLKSLTLHQNIHTGVRDHLCFECEKTFTTAHQLKLHQRIHTGEKPYTCDQCGKSFSFKGNFIVHVRVHTGEKPYKCSHCDKRYIQAENLKTHERIHTGEKPFTCDQCGKSFRQKSHLKEHIKIYYGKNHHK; translated from the exons ATGAAACACACTgaagaacaaacag ATATTATGGAGGAGAAACATCATCATGTCAAAACTGGAAAGAAAATTTGCTCACAGACTGAAAGAGTTTCTTTACTGAAAAGAGACAAGAAAAATTTCACCtgcactcagtgtggaaagagtttgaCATGCAAACATAGTCTTAACAGACACATGatgatccacactggagagaaaccattCACATGTGATCAGTGCGGGAAGAGTTTCACAGAATCATCATCCCTTAAAACACACATGAacatccacactggagagaaactgcatgaatgtgatcagtgtggaaaaACATTTTCGACGGCTTCATACCTGAAGAGGCACCTGAAAGTTCATTCAGAGAAGGAGCATCATTCATGTTCTTTATGTGAAAAGAGTTTTTTGCATCTGAAAAGTTTAACACTGCATCAGAATATACACACTGGTGTGAGAGATCATTTGTGCTTTGAGTGTGAGAAGACTTTTACTACAGCTCATCAACTGAAACTTCACcagaggatccacactggagaaaaaccctaCACATGTGATCAATGTGGGAAGAGTTTCTCATTTAAAGGAAACTTCATAGTGCATGTAAGAGTTcatactggagaaaaaccttacaaGTGTTCACACTGCGACAAGAGATACATTCAGGCAGAAAACCTCAAAACACatgagaggatccacactggagagaaaccgttcACATGTGATCAGTGCGGGAAGAGTTTCAGACAAAAATCACACCTTAAGGAACACATAAAAATCTACTATGGGAAGAATCACCACAAATGA
- the LOC127161080 gene encoding ribonuclease inhibitor-like, whose protein sequence is MTDEGCSAVTSALKSNPSHLRELNLSRNKLGDSGVKNLSDLLMNTQCKLEKLHLCRCSITEKQCLILTSALKSNPSHLRELNLSGNKIKNTGVNHLCDVLKDSHCKLERLSLYDCGITDVSSLTQSLTNTKALQFLKELDLSFNVIGDSKQQLIDVLQDSNCELIVNRHPSLNVPDKVARNTWSSNTKR, encoded by the exons atgacagatgaaggttgttctgctgtgacttcagctctgaaatcaaacccatcacacctgagagaactgaacctgagcaggaataaactaggagactccggagtgaaaaacctcagtgatctactgatgaacacacaatgcaagctggagaaactaca tctgtgtagatgcagtattacagagaaacagtgtctcatcctgacttcagctctgaaatcaaacccatcacacctgagagaactgaacctcagtgggaataaaataaaaaacacaggagtgaatcacttatgtgacgtactgaaggattcacactgtaaactggagagattgag TCTTTATGACTGTGGAATTACAGATGTTTCTTCTTTAACTCAGTCTTtgacaaacacaaaagcactgcagtttctaAAAGAGCTTGATCTGAGTTTTAATGTGATTGGAGACTCAAAGCAGCAGCTCATTGATGTGCTACAAGACTCAAACTGTGAACTGAT TGTAAATAGACATCCATCACTAAACGTCCCTGATAAAGTTGCAAGAAATACCTGGAGTTCAAACACCAAAAGATGA